The following are encoded together in the Microtus pennsylvanicus isolate mMicPen1 chromosome 8, mMicPen1.hap1, whole genome shotgun sequence genome:
- the H1-10 gene encoding histone H1.10, whose protein sequence is MSVELEEALPPTSADGTARKTAKTSGPAAPAQPKKRKNRKKNQPGKYSQLVVETIRRLGERGGSSLARIYAEARKVAWFDQQNGRTYLKYSIRALVQNDTLLQVKGTGANGSFKLNRKKLEGGAERRGASAASSPSPKARPAAADRTPARPQPERRAHKGKKAAAAAGAKKVKKAAKPSVPKVPKGRK, encoded by the coding sequence ATGTCCGTGGAGCTTGAGGAGGCCCTGCCGCCGACGAGCGCCGACGGGACGGCCCGCAAGACGGCCAAGACGAGCGGCCCGGCGGCGCCCGCGCAGCCCAAGAAAAGGAAGAACCGCAAGAAGAACCAGCCGGGCAAGTACAGCCAGCTGGTGGTGGAGACCATCCGCAGGCTGGGCGAGCGCGGCGGCTCGTCCCTGGCGCGCATCTACGCCGAGGCCAGGAAGGTGGCGTGGTTCGACCAGCAGAACGGGCGCACCTACCTCAAATACTCGATCCGGGCGCTGGTGCAGAACGACACGCTGCTGCAGGTGAAAGGCACCGGCGCCAACGGCTCCTTCAAGCTGAACCGCAAGAAGCTGGAAGGCGGCGCCGAGCGGCGCGGAGCCTCGGCGGCCAGCAGCCCCTCGCCCAAGGCTCGCCCGGCGGCGGCAGACAGAACGCCGGCCAGGCCGCAGCCCGAGCGGCGCGCCCACAAGGGCAAGAAGGCGGCGGCGGCTGCCGGCGCGAAGAAGGTGAAGAAGGCGGCCAAACCTAGCGTGCCCAAGGTGCCCAAGGGCCGCAAGTGA